A genomic window from bacterium includes:
- a CDS encoding HDOD domain-containing protein, with protein sequence MTPNARGEIREYVRDIYHSRTIPSMVGKILSLVKDENSSHQELFQLISHDPVLAERVIRVANSVMFGHSGEVRDLRHAVMFLGYERLRSIALGMGVMDVFPASKRKSMDIQNLWVHGYEVAFISEVISDTISMASSPESFFCGLIHDIGRIIFFEKDRDRYYAIGTSDDMFEKELDLFGCTHAEAGGWYAEFAGLPEDIIESIRNHHSPSGARGNRIGVSVVALAEVFSRRFSPRFIDDGIWTPEHDAIMLELDIGEESMQTICHKLGGLKYDIKMFFGLE encoded by the coding sequence ATGACGCCGAACGCGAGGGGAGAGATCCGGGAGTATGTGAGGGACATCTACCATTCCAGGACGATCCCGTCGATGGTCGGGAAAATCCTGTCCCTCGTCAAGGACGAGAATTCCTCCCACCAGGAGCTGTTCCAGCTCATCTCCCACGACCCGGTGCTCGCGGAGCGGGTCATCCGTGTCGCGAACTCGGTCATGTTCGGCCATTCCGGCGAGGTGCGGGACCTGCGGCACGCCGTGATGTTTCTCGGCTACGAACGACTCCGCTCGATCGCACTGGGCATGGGCGTCATGGATGTTTTCCCCGCCTCGAAACGGAAATCCATGGATATCCAGAATCTCTGGGTACACGGGTACGAGGTCGCCTTCATCTCCGAGGTCATCTCGGATACGATTTCGATGGCCTCCTCCCCGGAGAGCTTCTTCTGCGGCCTCATCCACGACATCGGGCGGATCATCTTCTTCGAGAAGGACCGCGACCGGTATTACGCCATCGGCACCTCCGACGACATGTTCGAGAAGGAGCTCGACCTGTTCGGGTGCACCCACGCGGAGGCGGGGGGGTGGTACGCCGAATTCGCGGGACTCCCGGAGGACATCATCGAGTCGATCCGGAACCATCATTCCCCATCGGGTGCCAGGGGAAACCGGATCGGCGTCTCCGTAGTGGCGCTCGCCGAGGTGTTCTCGCGGCGCTTCTCTCCCCGGTTCATCGACGACGGCATCTGGACGCCCGAGCACGATGCCATCATGCTCGAGCTCGACATCGGGGAGGAATCCATGCAGACGATCTGCCATAAGCTCGGCGGACTCAAGTATGATATAAAAATGTTCTTCGGGCTGGAGTGA
- a CDS encoding methyl-accepting chemotaxis protein has product MKISLSQKMYGLVAFVSIVMLVGTGLAYYGLHRAVVRTEDIFRVEVAQREISLVAQADVGNAIHMFKNFLIRNDEKYAREFETTVAKIKDGLKSYENLAGNDKGKIEEVRKTEAALSAYSATMAELVALRRSGKDIGTADKAVKGKDKPLVASIEKLGDLAARSRGAATTSIVSENKTIGWLLIGGALIGIACAWGLSVVAIRKVHKSILAVHGVADQASTGDLSRDVPVISDDEVGEMGASINKMMGDLRRIAGQIKGMTNTLASSTEEVSMTTESLTRGMKDQSRQTEQAAAAITEVSQTVMDVARNASEASKASKDMSRIAGEGRKKVEDTVTGMHGIAGTVKEAANTVGELGNASKEIGTIINTINDIADQTNLLALNAAIEAARAGESGRGFAVVADEVRKLAERTGKATKEIAAMIEKIQEETSRSVAGMQTGIQEVEKGVVLAEEAKSALERIVSASGVSTDMIQRIAAAAEEQSAATEQVSSNMEAIANVTRTTESSIDQIRVTVLDLSKLAGELNSSAAWFKA; this is encoded by the coding sequence ATGAAAATTTCCCTTTCCCAGAAAATGTACGGTTTGGTGGCGTTCGTCTCGATCGTCATGCTGGTCGGGACGGGGCTGGCCTACTACGGCCTGCACCGCGCGGTCGTCAGGACGGAGGACATTTTCCGCGTCGAAGTCGCGCAGCGGGAGATCAGCCTCGTCGCCCAGGCCGACGTCGGGAATGCCATACACATGTTCAAGAACTTCCTGATCCGCAACGACGAAAAGTACGCAAGGGAGTTCGAGACCACCGTCGCGAAGATCAAGGACGGCCTGAAGTCATACGAGAATCTCGCCGGCAACGACAAGGGGAAAATCGAGGAGGTACGGAAGACCGAGGCGGCTCTTTCCGCGTATAGCGCCACGATGGCCGAGCTGGTCGCGCTCCGGCGGTCGGGCAAGGACATAGGCACGGCGGACAAGGCGGTCAAAGGCAAGGACAAGCCGCTCGTCGCGTCGATCGAGAAATTGGGGGATCTCGCCGCGCGTTCGAGGGGGGCGGCTACCACCAGCATCGTGTCCGAGAACAAGACGATCGGGTGGCTTCTCATCGGCGGAGCCCTCATCGGCATCGCCTGCGCATGGGGATTGAGCGTCGTCGCGATCCGGAAGGTCCACAAGTCGATCCTCGCCGTCCACGGCGTTGCCGACCAGGCGTCGACCGGCGACCTGTCGCGGGACGTGCCCGTGATCAGCGACGACGAGGTCGGAGAGATGGGCGCCAGCATCAACAAGATGATGGGGGACCTGCGCCGGATCGCGGGCCAGATCAAGGGGATGACGAACACCCTGGCGAGCAGCACGGAAGAGGTCTCCATGACGACGGAGTCCCTCACGAGGGGGATGAAGGACCAGAGCCGGCAGACGGAGCAGGCGGCGGCGGCGATCACCGAGGTTTCGCAGACGGTGATGGACGTGGCCAGGAACGCGTCCGAGGCGTCCAAGGCGTCGAAGGACATGAGCCGGATCGCGGGAGAGGGCCGAAAGAAGGTCGAGGACACGGTGACCGGGATGCACGGCATCGCCGGCACGGTCAAGGAAGCGGCGAATACGGTCGGGGAGCTCGGCAACGCGAGCAAGGAGATCGGCACGATCATCAACACGATCAACGACATCGCCGACCAGACGAACCTGCTCGCCCTGAACGCGGCCATCGAGGCGGCGCGGGCAGGCGAGTCCGGCCGGGGGTTCGCGGTGGTGGCCGACGAGGTACGCAAGCTCGCCGAGCGGACCGGCAAGGCGACCAAGGAGATCGCCGCGATGATCGAGAAGATCCAGGAGGAGACGTCGCGGTCCGTCGCCGGGATGCAGACCGGCATCCAGGAGGTCGAGAAAGGGGTCGTCCTCGCCGAGGAGGCGAAGTCCGCCCTCGAACGGATCGTGAGCGCCTCCGGCGTCAGCACCGACATGATCCAGCGGATCGCGGCCGCGGCCGAGGAGCAGTCCGCCGCGACGGAACAGGTGTCCTCCAACATGGAGGCGATCGCGAACGTCACGCGGACGACCGAGTCGTCGATCGACCAGATCCGGGTGACGGTGCTCGACCTCTCCAAGCTGGCGGGCGAGCTCAACAGCTCCGCCGCCTGGTTCAAGGCCTGA
- the flgG gene encoding flagellar basal-body rod protein FlgG, translating to MIRSLFTAATGMEAQRLNIDVVANNLANVNTTGFKRARADFQDLLYQDEKTAGASAAEGLQIPSGIQVGLGVRPVAVQKIFAQGDFASTGNPLDLVIEGNGFFQVPKPDGELAFTRSGAFKLDSDGRIVTSDGYPMEPTITIPTNTTSITVGTDGKITVTQPGSNTPTEVGRITLARFSNPAGLKSVGRNLFTPTDSSGEAITGNPGVDGMGTIGQGFLELSNVNVVEEMVNMIASQRAYEINSKTVQASDEMLQVINNLKR from the coding sequence ATGATCCGATCACTCTTTACCGCGGCGACGGGAATGGAAGCGCAGCGGCTCAACATCGACGTGGTGGCGAACAACCTCGCCAACGTGAACACCACCGGGTTCAAGCGCGCCCGTGCCGATTTCCAGGATCTCCTCTACCAGGACGAGAAGACGGCGGGAGCCTCCGCCGCCGAAGGGCTCCAGATCCCTTCCGGCATCCAGGTGGGGCTCGGCGTGCGCCCCGTCGCCGTCCAGAAGATCTTCGCGCAGGGCGACTTCGCGAGCACGGGAAACCCGCTCGACCTCGTCATCGAGGGCAACGGCTTCTTCCAGGTGCCGAAGCCGGACGGCGAGCTCGCTTTTACCCGGTCGGGAGCCTTCAAGCTCGACAGCGACGGCCGGATCGTGACCTCGGACGGCTATCCCATGGAGCCGACCATCACGATCCCGACCAACACGACGAGCATCACCGTCGGGACGGACGGCAAGATCACGGTGACGCAGCCCGGGAGCAATACCCCGACCGAAGTCGGCCGCATCACGCTGGCCCGCTTCTCGAACCCGGCGGGCCTCAAGTCCGTCGGCCGGAACCTCTTCACCCCGACCGACTCGTCCGGGGAGGCGATCACGGGAAACCCCGGCGTCGACGGGATGGGCACGATCGGCCAGGGATTCCTCGAATTGAGCAACGTGAACGTCGTCGAGGAGATGGTCAACATGATCGCGAGCCAGCGGGCCTACGAGATCAATTCGAAAACGGTCCAGGCTTCCGACGAGATGCTCCAGGTCATCAACAACCTGAAGAGATGA
- a CDS encoding flagellar hook-basal body protein codes for MGVYKGIYIALSGSVLKQDQIDIVSNNIANANTAGFKKGRASFQEFLVSRISGAPDSDDGRAMSDLSERTIDFGAGTHLKTGNPLDVALDGKGFLCVEGGRYTRKGSLRVGRDGFLATQEGLKVLGSKGPIKLGAGLADIAPSGEVRVNGIPVDTLKIVDFANQGELRELEGGYYTANLPTIKSNAIVSPGNLEASNVDVVKEMVQMITTLREFETYQKAIQMFDEAAARVNNDMARV; via the coding sequence GTGGGCGTGTACAAGGGAATCTACATCGCGCTGTCCGGTTCGGTCCTCAAGCAGGACCAGATCGACATCGTTTCCAACAACATCGCCAATGCGAACACGGCCGGCTTCAAGAAGGGGCGGGCATCGTTCCAGGAGTTCCTCGTTTCGCGGATCAGCGGGGCGCCGGACAGCGACGACGGCCGGGCCATGAGCGATCTTTCCGAAAGAACGATCGATTTCGGAGCGGGAACCCACCTCAAGACGGGCAACCCGCTCGACGTCGCCCTCGACGGGAAAGGTTTCCTGTGCGTGGAAGGAGGGCGCTACACGCGGAAGGGCAGCCTGCGCGTGGGCCGGGACGGTTTCCTCGCCACGCAGGAGGGGTTGAAGGTCCTCGGGTCCAAGGGGCCCATCAAGCTCGGCGCCGGCCTGGCCGACATCGCCCCGTCCGGCGAAGTGCGCGTCAACGGAATCCCGGTCGACACCCTCAAGATCGTGGACTTCGCGAACCAGGGCGAGCTCCGGGAACTCGAAGGCGGGTACTACACCGCGAACCTCCCGACGATCAAGTCGAACGCCATCGTGTCCCCGGGGAACCTCGAGGCGTCCAACGTCGACGTGGTGAAGGAAATGGTCCAGATGATCACGACCCTTCGGGAATTCGAGACGTACCAGAAGGCGATCCAGATGTTCGACGAAGCGGCGGCGCGGGTCAACAACGACATGGCGAGGGTCTGA